Proteins from a single region of Abyssalbus ytuae:
- a CDS encoding LytR/AlgR family response regulator transcription factor, with amino-acid sequence MKYPYVIVDNQTQAIDRLKEAFRDYPEYYCVGISGNRDDAVSLILDKSPRLVFLEVEIPDCYNNMSVFSLINELKKYIDTLPEIIVTTTSDQYAIEAIRNGVHDYLLKPLSNNYLKMALLRFSKKQQELPETICVKSHGDYRYVNMNEVLYLKADNNTTDFYMSDGKTIGAYKTLKYFEESLPKYFVRIHNSYIINTNYVTRIHFGKSKFSIKDFTDTIPFSKSYKENVELIKNNLSQQNLLYV; translated from the coding sequence ATGAAGTATCCCTATGTGATAGTTGATAATCAAACACAGGCGATCGACAGGTTAAAGGAAGCTTTCAGGGATTATCCTGAGTATTATTGTGTTGGTATTTCAGGAAATCGTGACGATGCTGTCAGTTTAATTCTGGATAAATCTCCACGGCTGGTCTTCCTCGAAGTTGAAATACCTGATTGTTACAATAACATGAGTGTTTTCTCACTTATCAATGAACTAAAAAAATACATTGATACCTTACCGGAAATTATAGTTACAACTACCTCTGATCAATATGCCATAGAAGCAATACGAAATGGCGTTCATGATTATTTATTGAAGCCGCTTAGTAACAATTACCTGAAAATGGCATTGCTCCGTTTTTCAAAAAAACAGCAAGAGTTACCTGAAACAATTTGTGTAAAATCTCATGGAGATTACAGGTATGTTAATATGAATGAAGTACTTTATTTAAAGGCAGATAACAACACTACCGATTTTTATATGTCGGATGGAAAAACAATAGGAGCATATAAGACTTTGAAGTATTTTGAAGAAAGCCTTCCAAAATATTTTGTGCGCATTCATAATAGTTACATAATAAATACAAATTATGTAACCAGGATTCATTTTGGAAAATCCAAATTTTCTATTAAAGATTTTACTGATACTATACCCTTCTCTAAATCTTACAAAGAGAATGTAGAATTAATAAAAAATAATTTGTCTCAACAAAACTTGTTATACGTTTAG
- a CDS encoding ATP-binding protein: MPVIDSINYFIKEANQKTLDYKIRGMWALKARYLVPEIPDSLKPRYYYDIAISFYRIKDFEKYHDISLKALKSAKKNEKDTIYAESLYNLAYYYLNKNYRSDSAYFYFNEMEKAYSKIKDTLKIGQAILNKGIVQQGENDYFGAQATVVRAIPYFEIVKDDRFLSSAYNTLANLDIELGEYNNAIQNHQKALAYRRKLENKYLEAHSLNNIGVVYKEQKKYDKAIEYYSQALSYKNLYEEKPLFYAKVLDNLAYAKFKSGIKSDLPTLFYKAFKIKDSLKDFIGILSSKIKLAEYFEENNKKDSAKFYAYEAKELAEKLKLKDEQLKVLSVLSRLESEEKALAFSQQYIAISDSLQMQERTSRNQFARIRFETDQIVSENEKITREKELLVFVIAILFTLGLLLYIIIKQMNQNKELMYQQQQQQANEEIYNLMLSQQIKLEEGRQLEKQRISRDLHDGVLGSLFGTRLSLESLILRDTQNSEEKSRHIRELKKIEQEIRNISHDLSSELFSSDLGYVEVVEKLIKTQTSITNLDFEFINNADIKWDRVSSKVKIHLYRIIQEALQNINKHAHATKVRVKLLENKKSIHLEIVDNGVGFKVDKTKGGIGLKNIETRVLEVSGKINITSEKNKGTTMTINVPLQ; this comes from the coding sequence TTGCCAGTTATTGATAGTATAAACTACTTCATTAAAGAAGCAAATCAAAAAACTTTGGATTATAAAATTAGAGGAATGTGGGCTTTAAAGGCGAGATATTTAGTGCCGGAAATACCAGATTCTCTAAAACCGAGATATTATTATGATATAGCTATAAGCTTTTATAGAATTAAGGATTTTGAAAAATATCATGATATAAGTTTAAAAGCTTTAAAAAGTGCTAAAAAAAATGAAAAAGATACTATTTATGCAGAATCACTTTATAATTTGGCTTATTACTATTTAAATAAAAATTATAGAAGTGATAGTGCCTATTTTTATTTTAATGAGATGGAAAAAGCATACTCAAAAATTAAGGATACTTTGAAAATAGGCCAAGCAATATTAAATAAGGGAATTGTACAACAAGGCGAAAATGATTATTTTGGGGCTCAAGCGACTGTTGTAAGAGCTATTCCTTATTTTGAAATTGTAAAGGACGATCGTTTTTTATCCTCTGCATATAACACTTTAGCTAATTTAGACATTGAATTAGGAGAATATAATAATGCTATTCAAAATCATCAAAAAGCATTAGCATATCGTCGGAAATTAGAAAATAAATATTTAGAAGCCCATTCTTTAAATAATATTGGGGTAGTTTACAAAGAGCAAAAGAAATATGATAAAGCGATTGAGTATTATTCTCAAGCTTTGTCTTATAAGAACCTTTATGAAGAAAAGCCATTGTTTTATGCTAAGGTTCTAGATAATTTAGCGTATGCTAAATTTAAATCAGGAATAAAAAGTGATCTACCCACATTATTCTATAAAGCTTTTAAAATAAAAGATAGTCTTAAAGATTTTATAGGTATACTTTCATCAAAGATTAAATTAGCTGAATACTTTGAAGAGAATAATAAGAAAGATTCAGCAAAATTTTATGCTTATGAAGCAAAAGAATTAGCCGAAAAACTTAAACTTAAAGATGAACAATTAAAAGTTTTGAGTGTGTTATCGCGTTTAGAATCCGAAGAGAAAGCTTTAGCTTTTAGTCAGCAATATATAGCTATTAGTGATAGTCTTCAAATGCAGGAGCGTACATCTCGTAATCAGTTTGCCCGTATCCGTTTTGAAACCGATCAGATAGTTTCGGAAAATGAAAAAATTACAAGGGAAAAAGAACTTTTGGTGTTTGTTATTGCAATTTTATTTACCTTGGGGTTACTGTTGTATATTATTATAAAACAAATGAACCAGAATAAAGAGTTAATGTACCAGCAACAACAGCAACAGGCAAATGAAGAAATTTATAATTTAATGCTTTCACAACAAATTAAACTTGAAGAAGGGCGACAACTGGAAAAACAACGGATTTCAAGAGATCTGCATGACGGGGTTTTGGGTAGTTTATTTGGCACCAGGCTAAGCCTTGAAAGTTTAATACTAAGGGATACTCAAAACAGTGAAGAAAAATCAAGACATATACGTGAACTTAAAAAAATTGAACAGGAAATAAGAAATATTTCTCACGATTTAAGTTCAGAATTGTTTTCGTCAGACCTTGGGTATGTGGAAGTAGTGGAAAAACTTATTAAAACACAAACCAGTATTACCAATCTGGATTTTGAGTTTATAAACAATGCCGATATAAAATGGGACAGGGTTTCCAGCAAAGTAAAAATACATTTGTACCGAATTATACAGGAGGCATTGCAAAACATAAATAAACATGCTCATGCAACTAAAGTAAGGGTTAAACTCCTGGAAAATAAAAAATCTATACATTTGGAAATTGTGGATAATGGAGTGGGGTTTAAAGTAGACAAAACAAAAGGTGGTATTGGCCTTAAAAATATAGAAACACGGGTTTTGGAAGTATCTGGGAAAATAAATATTACAAGTGAAAAAAATAAAGGAACTACAATGACAATAAATGTTCCTTTACAATAA
- a CDS encoding response regulator → MENIVRILMIDDHPMIIEGYQNTLLGNKKEGNYELDISIANTCDQAFEKIKSSASSATPFDVLFIDINLPPSSNGTITSGVDLAVHAKRLLPDAKIIILTMHNEDFRIHNVLKNADPDGFLIKSDLTSEELILAFNSIMSGTPYYSSTVNNHFRKRIKNNFTLDEKNIKILYHLSRGVKTKNLTNYIGLSLSAIEKRKSQIKELFDIAEGDDEALLGEARKRGFI, encoded by the coding sequence ATGGAAAACATAGTTAGAATTTTAATGATCGATGACCATCCCATGATCATCGAAGGTTATCAAAACACTTTGTTGGGAAATAAAAAAGAAGGAAATTATGAACTGGACATAAGTATAGCAAATACATGTGACCAGGCATTTGAAAAAATAAAAAGCTCCGCCTCATCTGCCACTCCGTTCGATGTTTTGTTTATAGACATAAATTTACCACCGTCCTCTAACGGTACCATTACCTCGGGGGTAGATTTAGCAGTACATGCAAAACGTTTATTGCCGGATGCAAAAATTATTATCCTTACTATGCACAATGAAGATTTTCGTATTCACAATGTGTTAAAAAATGCCGATCCGGATGGGTTTTTGATAAAGAGTGATTTAACTTCTGAAGAATTGATTTTAGCCTTCAATTCCATAATGTCCGGTACACCCTATTATAGCTCAACGGTAAATAACCATTTCAGAAAACGCATAAAAAATAACTTTACCCTCGATGAAAAAAATATAAAAATATTATATCACTTATCCCGGGGAGTAAAAACCAAAAACCTTACCAATTATATAGGGCTGTCATTAAGTGCTATTGAAAAACGAAAAAGCCAGATAAAAGAACTGTTTGATATAGCCGAAGGTGATGATGAAGCACTACTCGGTGAAGCCCGTAAAAGAGGATTTATATAA
- the idi gene encoding isopentenyl-diphosphate Delta-isomerase: protein MEEEKVILVNEKNEQIGVMGKMEAHEKALLHRAFSVFVFNNKGETLLQKRALHKYHSPGLWTNTCCSHQKEGESNIEAGKRRLMEEMGFTTSLEESVSFIYKAPFDNGLTEHEYDHVLTGRFEGEPNINPDEVVEWKWMNLEDIKNDIGLQPHIYTEWFKIIFDNFYNHLKKQSDESKS, encoded by the coding sequence ATGGAAGAAGAAAAAGTAATTTTAGTTAATGAAAAAAACGAACAAATTGGTGTAATGGGAAAAATGGAAGCCCATGAAAAAGCTTTACTCCACAGGGCATTTTCCGTGTTTGTTTTCAATAATAAAGGAGAAACATTACTCCAAAAAAGAGCATTACACAAATATCATTCTCCGGGATTATGGACCAATACATGCTGCAGCCATCAAAAGGAAGGTGAAAGTAATATAGAAGCAGGAAAAAGAAGATTAATGGAAGAAATGGGATTTACAACCTCCCTTGAAGAATCCGTTTCCTTTATTTATAAAGCACCTTTTGATAATGGATTGACGGAGCATGAATATGATCATGTTTTAACAGGGAGATTTGAAGGTGAACCTAATATAAACCCAGATGAGGTGGTAGAGTGGAAATGGATGAATCTGGAAGATATTAAAAATGATATCGGTTTGCAGCCCCATATCTATACTGAGTGGTTTAAAATTATTTTTGATAATTTTTATAATCATTTAAAAAAACAATCGGATGAAAGTAAAAGTTAG
- a CDS encoding 6-pyruvoyl trahydropterin synthase family protein yields MKVKVSRKAHFNAAHRLYNNKWDLDKNTAVFGKCNNPNFHGHNYELIVSVTGHIHPETGYVMDMKELKELIYNEIEQVFDHKNLNLDVDEFKNLNPTAENIAVVIWNKLRPYIAEENELEVVLFETPRNFVTYTGV; encoded by the coding sequence ATGAAAGTAAAAGTTAGCAGGAAAGCTCATTTTAATGCTGCTCACAGATTGTATAATAATAAGTGGGACTTAGATAAAAACACTGCTGTGTTTGGTAAATGTAATAACCCTAATTTTCACGGGCATAATTATGAATTAATAGTGAGTGTAACAGGGCATATCCATCCTGAAACCGGATATGTGATGGACATGAAAGAACTTAAGGAACTTATTTATAATGAAATAGAGCAGGTATTTGATCATAAAAATCTGAATCTGGATGTGGATGAATTCAAAAACCTTAATCCAACTGCCGAAAATATAGCTGTAGTTATATGGAATAAGTTGAGGCCATATATAGCTGAAGAAAATGAGCTTGAAGTGGTTTTATTCGAAACACCCCGTAATTTTGTAACATATACAGGTGTTTAA
- a CDS encoding peroxiredoxin: MSLQPGNTIPFFRLKDQNGKEFDISSLIGKQPFVIYFYPKDFTPGCVKEACSFRDNYETFKEMGAEVIGISSDSENKHQKFSTTYNLPFTLLSDPRNKVRELFGVKKNLFGLLPGRETYVCNSEGKVMMVFNSVKSAAHIEKALTILKNIKK, from the coding sequence ATGAGTTTACAACCGGGAAATACAATACCGTTTTTCAGGCTTAAGGATCAAAACGGCAAAGAATTTGACATTTCTTCTTTAATAGGAAAACAACCTTTTGTAATATATTTTTATCCTAAAGATTTTACACCAGGCTGCGTAAAAGAAGCCTGTAGTTTTAGAGATAATTATGAAACCTTCAAGGAAATGGGTGCCGAAGTGATCGGAATCAGTTCGGATTCTGAAAACAAACACCAAAAATTTTCAACAACCTATAATTTACCTTTCACTTTACTTTCAGATCCCCGCAATAAAGTCCGGGAACTTTTTGGGGTAAAGAAAAATCTTTTCGGTTTGCTTCCTGGCAGGGAAACATACGTATGTAACAGCGAAGGAAAAGTAATGATGGTATTTAATAGTGTTAAATCGGCCGCACATATAGAAAAAGCATTAACCATATTAAAAAATATAAAAAAATGA
- a CDS encoding type I phosphomannose isomerase catalytic subunit has translation MNLYPLKFKPIYKERIWGGTKLNSELNKDAEGDLIGESWELSDVKGDVSIISNGNLQGRSLEEVIQQSKEELLGKSVVERFGNKFPVLIKFIDAKQDLSIQLHPHDDLAMKRHNSFGKTEMWYIMQADPGAKLIVGFNKDVSKEEYVQHLQGGTLLDILNYETVKEGDTFFINTGKIHAIGAGVLLAEIQQTSDITYRVYDFNRKDKDGNTRELHTELAVDAIDYKKKDDFKVKYEATKNKHNNMVACKYFTTNYLDINGKLTVNLEERDSFTIYMCVSGSAQIDTSNGSETIQRGETILIPAAIKNLDIKAGSAKLLEVYI, from the coding sequence ATGAATTTATATCCTCTAAAATTTAAACCAATATACAAAGAACGCATTTGGGGAGGGACCAAGTTAAACAGCGAATTAAATAAAGATGCAGAAGGAGATTTAATAGGAGAAAGTTGGGAACTTTCTGATGTTAAAGGTGATGTGTCAATAATTTCTAATGGAAATTTACAAGGAAGATCATTAGAAGAAGTCATACAGCAAAGCAAAGAAGAATTATTAGGAAAAAGTGTGGTAGAGAGGTTTGGGAACAAGTTTCCCGTTCTTATAAAATTCATTGATGCTAAACAGGACCTTTCCATTCAATTACATCCTCATGATGACCTGGCCATGAAAAGACATAATTCCTTTGGAAAGACCGAAATGTGGTACATCATGCAAGCTGATCCCGGAGCCAAACTAATAGTAGGATTTAATAAAGATGTTAGCAAGGAAGAATACGTACAACATCTGCAGGGCGGTACTCTTCTGGATATTTTAAATTATGAGACTGTAAAAGAAGGAGATACTTTTTTTATCAATACCGGAAAAATTCACGCTATAGGTGCAGGTGTATTATTAGCCGAAATACAGCAGACATCCGATATAACTTACCGGGTGTACGATTTTAACAGGAAGGATAAAGACGGAAATACCCGCGAACTTCATACCGAACTGGCTGTCGATGCAATTGATTATAAAAAGAAAGATGATTTCAAGGTAAAATATGAAGCTACTAAGAATAAACACAATAATATGGTAGCATGTAAATATTTTACCACTAACTACCTTGATATAAATGGTAAACTAACTGTTAACCTGGAAGAAAGAGATTCCTTTACCATCTATATGTGTGTAAGTGGTTCGGCACAAATAGATACCTCAAACGGAAGTGAAACCATACAAAGAGGGGAAACAATATTGATACCTGCTGCTATTAAAAATTTAGATATTAAAGCAGGTTCAGCTAAATTATTGGAAGTTTATATTTAA
- a CDS encoding DUF721 domain-containing protein: MPRHNEHISLSDALKEFIHENKLEKGIDRVNVREAWVNLMGKGVNNYTADVQLKNTTLYVSLSSSVLREELSYGKEKIIKMINEELGKELVKELILR, encoded by the coding sequence ATGCCACGACATAACGAACATATTTCTTTAAGTGATGCCCTGAAAGAGTTTATTCATGAGAATAAACTTGAAAAAGGAATAGATAGGGTGAACGTGAGGGAAGCATGGGTAAATTTAATGGGCAAAGGCGTAAATAATTATACTGCTGATGTACAATTAAAAAATACAACTTTATATGTTTCTTTATCTTCTTCTGTTTTGAGAGAAGAACTAAGCTACGGAAAAGAAAAAATTATAAAGATGATAAATGAAGAACTGGGAAAAGAGCTGGTAAAAGAACTCATCCTTCGATAA
- the recF gene encoding DNA replication/repair protein RecF (All proteins in this family for which functions are known are DNA-binding proteins that assist the filamentation of RecA onto DNA for the initiation of recombination or recombinational repair.) produces the protein MFLKKISLINYKNFSSETFEFNPKINCLTGNNGVGKTNVLDAVYHLSFGKSYFNPVATQNIKHNENFFVIDGDFEKNERNEKIICSLKKGQKKVIKRNGKAYEKFSDHIGFLPLVIISPADRDLIIEGSETRRKFIDSVISQSDKVYLKNLINYNKTVSQRNSLLKYFALNNTFDPETLSIYNEQLNDFGYYVFKARKDFLELFIPIFKKRYESISGGKENVDLVYESHLFENDLKTLLEQNINKDKALQYTSVGIHKDDLNFEIENYPVKKFGSQGQQKSFLIALKLAQFDFIKEQAGVTPILLLDDIFDKLDESRVAQIIKLVNEEGFGQIFISDTHAGRTESVIKETGLSFKMFQL, from the coding sequence ATGTTTTTAAAAAAAATATCGCTTATTAATTACAAGAACTTTTCTTCTGAAACTTTTGAATTTAATCCTAAAATAAATTGCCTTACCGGCAATAACGGTGTAGGCAAAACAAATGTACTGGATGCTGTTTATCATTTGTCATTTGGAAAGAGTTATTTTAACCCCGTTGCCACACAAAATATTAAACACAATGAAAACTTTTTTGTGATTGACGGCGATTTTGAAAAAAATGAGAGGAATGAAAAAATAATTTGCAGTTTAAAAAAGGGACAGAAAAAGGTAATTAAAAGAAATGGGAAGGCCTACGAGAAGTTTTCGGACCATATAGGTTTTTTACCCCTGGTTATCATTTCGCCGGCAGACAGGGATCTTATAATTGAGGGAAGCGAAACAAGAAGAAAATTTATTGACAGTGTTATATCGCAAAGCGACAAAGTATATTTAAAAAACCTTATTAATTACAACAAAACTGTTTCGCAACGTAACTCTTTATTAAAATATTTTGCTTTAAACAATACTTTTGACCCCGAAACGCTTTCCATATACAATGAGCAGTTAAATGACTTTGGCTATTATGTTTTTAAAGCCCGGAAAGACTTTCTCGAACTGTTTATTCCTATTTTTAAAAAAAGGTATGAATCTATATCCGGAGGAAAAGAAAATGTAGACCTTGTATATGAAAGCCATTTATTTGAAAATGATTTAAAAACGCTGCTGGAACAAAATATAAATAAAGACAAAGCTTTACAGTATACATCTGTAGGTATTCATAAAGACGACCTGAATTTTGAAATAGAAAATTACCCTGTAAAGAAATTTGGAAGCCAGGGACAACAAAAATCCTTTTTAATAGCTTTAAAACTTGCTCAATTTGACTTTATAAAGGAGCAGGCAGGTGTAACCCCCATTCTTCTACTGGATGATATTTTTGATAAATTAGATGAGAGCCGGGTAGCACAAATTATAAAATTAGTAAACGAAGAGGGGTTCGGGCAAATTTTTATCAGTGATACACATGCCGGCAGGACTGAAAGCGTTATAAAAGAAACCGGCTTAAGTTTCAAAATGTTTCAACTGTAG
- a CDS encoding tetratricopeptide repeat protein — protein sequence MATYKKRGYKPQTKKEAEHIEETESTTAEVFSTLDEKASKTEEWVAGNQKYILGVIGAAVLVVLAYLGYQQFIVSPAEEEASNEMFFAQQYFDEAVNSTDKDSLFTLALNGAEGKYGLLDIIDKYSGTKAANLANYSAGMAYLNMNDYENAITYLQNFKSEDLILGALAKGGIGDAFSQLGQLEDALEYYEKAFQYSDNNFTTPKFLLKAGIAAMELGQNDKAVKYFQRIKDEYSTSEEGRTIDIYLGKAENTKQ from the coding sequence ATGGCAACTTATAAAAAAAGAGGTTACAAACCACAAACCAAAAAAGAAGCTGAACATATTGAAGAGACCGAAAGCACTACAGCTGAGGTATTTAGCACTTTAGATGAGAAGGCATCGAAGACAGAAGAGTGGGTAGCCGGAAACCAAAAATATATTTTAGGAGTGATTGGTGCAGCAGTTTTGGTTGTATTGGCATATTTAGGATATCAGCAGTTCATTGTATCACCTGCAGAAGAAGAAGCATCCAATGAAATGTTTTTTGCACAGCAGTACTTTGATGAAGCCGTTAACAGTACAGATAAAGATTCATTGTTTACCCTGGCATTAAACGGGGCAGAAGGCAAATACGGTTTATTGGATATTATTGATAAGTACAGTGGCACAAAGGCGGCAAATCTGGCCAACTACAGTGCGGGAATGGCATATTTAAATATGAACGACTACGAAAATGCCATCACTTATCTTCAGAACTTTAAATCGGAAGACTTAATTTTGGGAGCCCTTGCAAAAGGTGGAATAGGCGATGCTTTTTCACAATTAGGACAATTGGAAGACGCATTAGAATACTACGAAAAAGCCTTTCAGTACAGCGACAATAATTTTACTACTCCTAAATTTCTATTAAAAGCAGGTATAGCTGCTATGGAGTTAGGCCAAAATGATAAAGCTGTTAAATACTTTCAAAGAATAAAAGACGAATATTCTACTTCTGAAGAAGGAAGGACCATAGATATTTATTTAGGGAAAGCCGAAAACACTAAACAGTAA
- the ribH gene encoding 6,7-dimethyl-8-ribityllumazine synthase, whose amino-acid sequence MATENKNLSHYDKATIPNAKNFRFGIVVSEWNSNITHNLFKGAKEALLDCGAIEKNIIKWDVPGSFELVFGAKKMIENQNVDAVIAIGSVIQGETKHFDFVCSATAQGIKDLNVQHNTPVIFCVLTDNTMQQAIERSGGKHGNKGTEAAIAAIKMAALGK is encoded by the coding sequence ATGGCTACTGAAAATAAAAACTTATCTCATTACGATAAAGCTACAATCCCAAATGCGAAGAATTTTCGGTTTGGGATTGTTGTTTCCGAATGGAACAGCAATATAACCCATAACCTGTTTAAAGGAGCTAAAGAAGCACTTTTAGACTGTGGAGCCATTGAAAAAAACATCATAAAGTGGGATGTTCCCGGGAGTTTCGAACTTGTTTTCGGGGCAAAAAAAATGATTGAAAACCAAAATGTAGATGCCGTTATTGCCATTGGCAGTGTAATTCAGGGCGAAACAAAACATTTTGATTTTGTGTGCAGTGCCACGGCCCAAGGTATAAAAGACCTTAACGTACAACACAACACCCCGGTTATATTTTGTGTTCTTACCGATAATACCATGCAGCAGGCCATAGAAAGGAGCGGTGGTAAACACGGCAACAAAGGCACCGAAGCTGCCATAGCCGCCATTAAAATGGCTGCATTAGGAAAATAA
- the mutL gene encoding DNA mismatch repair endonuclease MutL, with protein sequence MADIIKLLPDHVANQIAAGEVVQRPASVVKELLENAIDAGSTHIKLIIKDAGKTLIQVIDNGMGMSATDARLSFERHATSKIQTAEDLFKLNTKGFRGEALASIAAIAHVEMNTREETNDVGTKLIIEGSKVVSQEVTVTPKGTSVAVKNLFYNIPARRNFLKSDNVELRHITDEFHRVAMAHPNVHFDFYNNGSEIFNLPVSNLRQRVVNIFGGKTNEKLVPISENTEVVNINGFVCKPEFSKKTRGEQFFFVNNRFIKSSYLHHAVSAAFEGLINDNVHPGYFLYFEVNPSSIDINIHPTKTEIKFDDEHTLYAILRSSVKHSLGQFNVAPVLDFERDSNLDTPYSYKNKQAGVPAIEVDAGFNPFKEETKKSFSSSGFKKDKTANWESLYVGLESKSNFENDFSTVQFESEEVTGSFFEDEKTGTDGAITYQLHRKYIVTTIKSGLVIIDQYRAHQRVLYEQFLKNITVKEGVSQQLLFPLTLTFSKAEMQLLGELKESLESTGFAFSGFKEDSVEITGVPVNVTESEAGILLDQLLSDFQQEVPDSGFSQTDLLAKTLSKTLAIRSGEKLDVNSQEALVNNLFACKEPAISPFNKQTYITMAVNEIDNKFL encoded by the coding sequence ATGGCAGATATAATTAAGCTTTTACCGGATCATGTTGCCAATCAAATTGCAGCAGGGGAGGTGGTACAACGCCCTGCATCTGTTGTAAAAGAATTACTTGAAAACGCTATTGATGCAGGATCAACTCATATAAAACTCATTATAAAAGACGCTGGAAAAACGCTCATCCAGGTTATAGACAACGGTATGGGCATGAGCGCTACTGATGCAAGGCTTTCTTTTGAAAGGCATGCAACTTCTAAAATTCAAACAGCCGAAGATCTGTTTAAATTAAATACTAAAGGTTTCAGGGGTGAAGCACTGGCCTCTATTGCAGCTATTGCCCATGTAGAGATGAATACAAGGGAGGAAACCAACGATGTGGGGACAAAACTTATTATTGAAGGAAGTAAAGTTGTATCACAGGAGGTAACCGTTACCCCAAAAGGAACCTCGGTAGCTGTAAAAAACCTTTTTTATAACATTCCTGCCCGGCGTAATTTTTTAAAATCAGACAATGTAGAGCTAAGGCATATAACCGATGAGTTTCACAGGGTAGCCATGGCACACCCCAATGTGCATTTTGATTTTTATAACAACGGAAGTGAAATATTCAATTTGCCCGTTTCCAATTTAAGACAAAGGGTTGTAAATATATTTGGTGGTAAAACAAACGAAAAGCTGGTTCCCATCAGCGAAAATACCGAGGTGGTAAATATAAACGGATTTGTATGCAAGCCGGAATTTTCCAAAAAAACCAGGGGAGAACAGTTTTTCTTTGTCAATAACAGGTTTATAAAGAGTTCCTACCTGCATCATGCAGTTTCGGCAGCTTTTGAAGGCCTGATAAACGACAATGTACACCCCGGGTATTTTTTATATTTTGAGGTAAACCCTTCTTCTATTGATATTAACATACACCCTACCAAAACCGAAATAAAGTTTGATGATGAGCATACACTGTATGCTATTTTACGCTCCTCGGTAAAGCATAGCCTGGGGCAGTTTAATGTAGCCCCTGTTTTAGATTTTGAAAGGGATTCTAATTTAGACACTCCTTACAGTTATAAAAACAAGCAGGCAGGCGTGCCTGCCATAGAGGTTGATGCCGGCTTTAACCCCTTTAAGGAAGAAACTAAAAAAAGTTTTTCATCATCCGGTTTTAAAAAAGACAAAACCGCCAACTGGGAAAGTTTATATGTAGGCCTGGAATCAAAATCTAATTTTGAAAACGATTTCAGTACGGTTCAGTTTGAGTCGGAAGAAGTTACCGGTTCTTTTTTTGAGGATGAAAAAACAGGCACTGACGGGGCCATTACTTACCAGTTGCACCGAAAGTACATTGTTACCACCATAAAATCCGGTTTGGTTATTATAGATCAGTACCGGGCCCACCAACGGGTGTTATACGAACAGTTTTTAAAAAATATAACTGTAAAAGAAGGAGTAAGCCAGCAATTACTTTTTCCTTTAACCCTTACTTTTTCAAAAGCCGAAATGCAACTTCTGGGGGAGTTAAAAGAAAGCCTGGAAAGCACGGGGTTTGCCTTCTCCGGTTTTAAGGAAGACAGTGTTGAAATTACCGGGGTACCGGTAAATGTTACCGAAAGTGAAGCAGGAATATTGCTCGACCAGCTCCTGTCCGACTTTCAGCAGGAAGTACCTGACAGCGGATTTTCCCAAACCGACCTTCTGGCAAAAACCCTTAGTAAAACCCTGGCCATACGATCAGGTGAAAAATTGGATGTAAATTCACAGGAAGCTTTGGTAAATAATTTATTTGCGTGTAAGGAACCCGCAATTTCACCGTTTAATAAACAAACCTATATAACAATGGCGGTGAATGAAATTGATAATAAATTTTTGTAA